A region of the Cyanobium usitatum str. Tous genome:
TTCGACTCCACCAGGGACATGCTTCCCGTCGCTCATCACGACCTGCATAGGCTATTAGGCATTTACACTCACGGCATGGCGTGATTACCGCAGGTGTTCATGCGGACACACTCAAGGCGCCTCACCCAGCCACAGAACACCACTGGCTCAGATGTTCCCTTGAGGAATCAGAATCTGGTGGAGCGGCAGCGTCTTTTGGAGGCGTGACCTGGCTCGACCGTTGAGCGATGGGGAGTTCCGCAAATCGCTGGAACGTATCTGGGCGAAAGGAAAGCGCTTGCAAACCATAATATCTTAAAAAAGTTTTAAATGGTATTCCTGGCAACATGAGAAGGAAGGGTTGGACAGGGGCGCCTGTTAACTTAAACTAAAAGATGGCCCTTTACCAGTGGATTACTTGCATAGAGCATGTCGATGTGAATCGGCAACTTCTTATATGCCTGCAGGAAAATAATCTAGAACTAGACCCAGAATTCTCTAGCCGCAAGATCATCTATGCCAGGGACGGCAACAAAAGCAAGTGCGCCTGGAATACACGAGTAGATATCATTATATCTCCCAATAATGGCATGACGGATGAATATGTAGTTGAGGTAAGAAGTTCTGAACCGATGCTCAAAAAAGGAACGCGATGCGAAGAAGTCGCCACTCTGCTCAAAACTGTAATTCCGCCGAAATCATAAGATGCGCCACACAATAAAGAGCTGGGACGCCGCCTCGCCTCCGCTGAAACCCTAGGGATGGGCGCTTAATTTAATTAATCAACTTGTGGATTAAAATCACCTCCAACCAGTTCTAAATCCCAAAATCTGTCAGCGACCTTTGGAGGCGAGATCAGGCAAAACGCTGAGCGATAAAGGGTTCCGCAAAACACTAGATCGGATCTGGAAGAAGGAACAGCGGTAGAGTGAGCGGCGCAATGGTTGCTCAGGCGACTGGGAGGAAAGGTCTCAAGTCAGCCGAAGACGAAAGCATGGAATCATCCTAAGTGCTAAATTAATGACTCAGAATTGACCAACTTTTTATGAGTTTTGAATTTGGCGATCCAGATATTTTTGATAAGATTTACGAGAATTCATACTGGGGCAAGGGTTCTGGGGGCGGAAGCTCCCCTGAAGCAACTGAACCCTACAAAATATTCCTCGAAGGCTTCATTCGTCAACATGATATTAAATCCATCATTGACCTCGGCTGCGGTGATTGGCAGTTTTCCCAGTTTTTAGACTTTGGCGGCGCAACATATATTGGCGTCGATGCCTCTAAAAATGTAATCGCAGATAATCAGCGTTCATTCTCGCGGCCAGGGGTCTCCTTTGCAAATCTTCCAGATAGCTATAGCGAGCTCCCCTCCGCCGACCTACTAGTTTGCAAAGACGTACTGATGCATTTAGACACAAAGAAAGTTCAAGATGTTCTATCAATTCTTCCAAGCTTCAAATACGCGCTGATTACTAATGACATTCCTTGCCTATCTGCTT
Encoded here:
- a CDS encoding class I SAM-dependent methyltransferase, whose protein sequence is MSFEFGDPDIFDKIYENSYWGKGSGGGSSPEATEPYKIFLEGFIRQHDIKSIIDLGCGDWQFSQFLDFGGATYIGVDASKNVIADNQRSFSRPGVSFANLPDSYSELPSADLLVCKDVLMHLDTKKVQDVLSILPSFKYALITNDIPCLSAFGRVLQKMRKPFSPVINKEIKTGDYRTLDPTQPPFNLKMKKVFEWKGNNLILGKNCDWKKRTYLHQ